acaaagttaaaaatcacacaacaccaggttatagtccaacaggtttaattggaagcactagatttcggagcgctgctccttcatcaggtggtagtgtccacaaatacctgatgaaggagtggcgctctgaaaactagtgcttccaatgaaacctgttggactataacctggtgttgtgtgtaatttttaacttagaAAAATCCAGCATTGCAGGTTTTATGAAGAAATTATAAAATGAAGAAAGCAACACTTCAGAATAACAGTCTTCTAACATCAACTGGTGCTAGGTCAGTTGATAACTTGGAATTTGGGAACAATAGAATATTTCTATGTAAAGGGACATAGGACAAAGGTAACTCTCTGAAGGTAGGTCACAGAACAGCCATGAGAAGTTAATTGaccccctcctgttcccatgttgcCGTGAACCTGTTAGTGTTCGTTCCACAATCTTAGTCGTTGTAACTGGTCTTTCAATCTCCGTCCCTGCAGTATGTCCTGGCCGTGGGGAGCTCAGTATTTCACGCAATGTTTTACGGGGAATTGGCGGAAGACAAGGATGAAATTCGAATTCCTGATGTCGAACCATGTGCTTTCCTCACCATGCTGAAGTGAGTGCCTCTGTCTCTTTCATTACGTATGGTAAAAGCATTTGATGTAGAGGTTTGGTTTGGGAAACAAATGGTGTTGTATATGTGTTGGAAATAATTAAATAGCAAAGAATTTGTTGTGTTGGGCCGACATTTAGAGTCATTGTGTCATACAGAGGGagatagacccttcggtccagccagtccataccgaccataatcccaaactaaactagtcccacctgccccgattggcccatatccctccaaacctttcctgttcatgcacttatccaagtgtcttttaaatattgtaactgtgcctgcatccaccacttcctcaggcagttgaTTCCACACACATGAACCATCCATCCTCTGGGTAAAAAGAATTTGCCCcgatgtcttttttaaaatctctcgcCTCTCACATTAAAActgtgtcccctagtcttgaaatcccagagaaaagataactaccattaactctatctatccccctcaatATCATATTATTGGTCACCCACccttaattgcctttgagaagctgTTGGTGAAACACATTTGGAAGCtactgcagtctatgtgctgaAGGTAGACCCACAGTGCCCTGAGGGAGAGAACTGCAGGATTCTGACCCaataacactgaaggaatggtgatatatttccaagtcaggatggcttggaggggaacttgcaggggtgtggtgttcccatgtatctgctgcccttgtccttttagatgataGCGGGtgtgggcttggaaggtgctgtcgaaggagCCTCAGTGAgttgctgtagtgcatcttgtagctggCAAACACCGCAGTACAGACTGAGCTTTCATCATTTGTGAAGCAGGAGTGAGTGCTAATACAAATAACAGTGTAGGAGGTATGATCAGAGAGTTGCAGATGACATGAGCAATAGTGATAAACAGCGAGAGGATGAGCCTTAGACTGCAGGACAATATATGGACAGGATGGCCTGAAAGTGTGAggggatgcattttgggaggatgAACACGGTAAGGGTGTACCCATTGAATGGTAGGATGCTAGGAAGTACAGAGGATCAATGGGATCTTCCTGTGTATGTCCATAAATACTTGAAAGCAAAAGGACAGGTAGATAAAGGAGGTTTCCTTcagtcaatgcattgaatacagcAGCTGGGAGGTTATGATGGATCTGTATATAATATtagttagaccacagctggagtactgtgtgcagctacagtcaccacactataggaaggatgtgatggcACTCgtcagggtgcagaggagattcaccaagatgttaCCCGTACTAGGGTGATTCAGCTATGAGGAGGGACTAGATAGGCTAGGGTTAATTTCCTAAGAGCAGCAAAGACTAAGGGGAGACCTGACTTGAGTTGTACAAAGTTCTGAAGGGCATAGTCAGGGTCGATGGGGAGAAATGTTTCCCCTTAGTAGAGGGGTCAGTAACTGGGAGACACAAGTAACttaaggtttagaggagatttgatgATAGTTATTTCCACCCAGAGTGTGCTGGGCATCAGAAACTCACTGCCTataagggtgggagaggcaggaaCCCTCAACATTGAAGAGGTATTTAGATGAGCCTTTGAAATAACACAGGCTattgggaaatgggattagaggaAATGGATGCTTGATAACTAGTGCGGACatgatggaccgaagggcctctttctgtgctgtaaaaatcCTATGCTTCCAGTAGCCTAAGACAAGCAATTTTACAAGGATATACTGTAGGTTAGATTTCAAACAAAACGCCTTGCAGTATCTAAATATGGAATGTCTTCTAATATTTTGGACTGTGAAGGGAAACACAGTCTTACCCTCTGTCCTAAGCATTTGGCATTCAGCTCCCAAACCCAGTATAAGGCACTTATTATAATTCACACTGTGGCACAGTGCCATTATTGTATCCTGCAATGTGATCATTCCACGAAGGAATCAAAATGGGAGCGATCATTTCCAACACGAGCACTTCCTTTGTGTAAAATGAGTTTGAGTCTGAGGGTAGCTGGTTGGCTGACAGAGCTGGGTTGTcagcgcagtgtgtgtgtgcctgtgaagGTGTATTTTCTTCTGCCATCAGCAATAATAACAGCAACAGACTTAACATGTCACCACGTCAACTATACTGAAACCTCCAGGCCCGATACTGACCTTGACACAGTACGGTTTCTGCTCCAGGTTTGTTCTATTTCCAGGTTAACACTGTCGAGAAACTACATAGCTTTACCATTTCATGGGAGTGCAGTCTCCACAGTGGTCACACATTGATCACTCGTAATGCTAAAGATTTCTACCAGAAACCACTCTGCCTGACTTTTCTGAAATTCTCCACAAACTGGAAAACTGAAGTAACTGAGGAACACCAATGACTGTACAACACACTTGCATTAACACTCACAATTCGATGGACCGTAAAAAATATAATCTTATTTCAGTAAATTGCAAGAAAGAAAGGGCTTGCATCAGTCACAATTAGTCTCAATATGAATTTTAATCTGAATGCTAGATACATTTTCAGATAGTAATGGGGATTGACAGGAACCTGTCTGCAGCTCTGGCAGGAGATAGATTTGAGATCACAATCACATGTTTATTGCCCCAATAATCATAGAATCTCGTGATTATGGGGTCAGTACACATGGGATTGTGATTCCATAATGGCTACATTATTTCATTGACCATTGCTCACCACACtgacagaaggatgtggatgctttggagaggggacagaaaaggtttaccaggatgttgcctggtatggggggattttagctgtgaagaaagattggacagactgggtttgttttcactggaacgcaggaggttgaggggcgacctgagAGAAGTTTatgagattgtgaatggcatggacagagtggaagatataaggctttttcccaggttgaagggaGCAATTGCTACGGGACTCAGAGTCAAGGTGCAGGGGTCGGGGAGGgggatgtttaaaagagatgtgcgaggcaggtttttcacacaaagggtggtgagtgcctggaacctgcagcattcaagaagcacctggacggatacatgaataagaagggaatagattagattacctacagtgtggaatcaggcccttcggcccaacaagtccatactgacccctccaaagagcaacccacccagacccattctcttacacctaacactacaggcaatttagcatggtcaattcacctaacctgggatacggatcctgtaagggAAGACcgttttagtatggaaggacaaaatgtgtcagcgctgttcctgtgctggattgtactttgtattgttaaaatgAGACAAGAAGTCAAAGCTGTTTGTCTTAgactcactgggactgggatgctgcaagacctgctgagctttccagcaatttctgattttgtgacCAATTTAGGATTAAAAGTCAGGTTCGCAACATAACTTTCTTTCTTTCACGGCTCTACTTAAGGGCTTTTTTCTGGGCTTTGGGAGCTACTTTTACATTCTCTCAAACTCCTTTAGGAGGTGCATTTCCACAGTAATGTTACCTTCTGCATTTGTGTGGACAAGTGTGATATTTGGACTCTCTGCCTGAAGCAGAATTAATCAATATCCTCAATAATTAACAACCCTCCTTTAAAACATGAAGCCACAGCACACAAGGAAAGCTTTGAATTGTCAGACATTGCAGGATTTAAATTGGATCAGGCAAAAGTCAAAGTTAGCAACGAAGTCTTTTTTTCAAAATAACTGACACACTTCTACAGACAAAAAGGCCATCACCCTAAACCCACCTTCTGGACTGGTGAGTTCACAGCTAATGCGTTTCTATCACACGTACGCTAAATAGGAAGCTCTTAACTAGATAgttatacttttttttaaactgcatcTCAGATTTCATTTCCCAATTCAAATTTCTTACCATTTGACACATTGCCCATTGCCCATCCACTATGTCTTTCCCGTGTGGTAGCTCCTGAACATCTGCAGCCTTAAACTTGAGTTTCCACATTAATTTGTGAGAAATGCATCACTTCAACAATTTGAAGATTTTCTAATTATTAGCTAGTGGAGTGTTGACTTTGTTGGCAAATTTATAAttttccctctttctttccctctaACTGCCCCAATATTCCAGGTTTGGATTTTGTTTTTGTCCAccagagaggggaaggtgaggtCTTGGTTTAATGCCCCAACAGAGAAATCTCCACcgtagggcagcacggtggcccaatggttaacaccgctgcctcgcagcaccagggacctgagtttgattccagccttgagcaaatgtctgtgtggagtttgcacattctccctgtgtctgcatgggtttcctccgggcgctccagtttcctcccacagtccaaaaacgtgcaggttaggatggattgaccatgctaaattgtccatagtgtccagggacatgTAGGTTAGCCATGAGTAATGCAGGGTAACAGGGATGggcttgggtctgggtgggatgttcttcagagggttggtgtgaactcaatgggacaaatggtctgcttctatgctgtagagattctacaatAGTGATGCACTCTCAGTCCTGCATCAGCTACAGTAACCTGGACTGAGATGATGCTCAAGTCTtcggagtgggacttgaacccacaaccttaTGTCTCAAGGGATGCCACTGCCTGAGCAATGGCTGACAGTGTAATAATAACAACTGGCATTAAAATAGGATCTTTAAAGCAGAAAAGTCCTTCCGAAGTGTTTAACACTGActgaatggaaaagcaagattcCTAAAGTGGGGCTTGAACCTCTGACTCTGAAACCAAGCTGCCAAGAAAACGTTTGTTTCCCGATTACCAAGATTGATATTAGGCTGTGGAAAAGGTGGACTTCCTCATTAGCTTCAGGTGTTATAGAGTCAaagtacatagagtcatacagcatggaaacagacccttcggtccaaccagtctgtgcTGAACATagacccaaactaaactagccccacctgcctgctcctggcctatatccctccaaacatttcttattcatctacttatccaaatgtcttttaatcattgtaattgtacccacatccaatgcttcctcaggaagttcatttcacacaggaaccactctgtttaaaaaaattgcccctcatgtcttttttaaatctctctcctctcgccTTGAAAagatgccccctagttttgaaaccCCCCCACCCTAGGGTTTATGGAATTTGTGCCCTGACATTGCAGAGCAGGAAGCGATACTTAAAATagtgcaagcacacacacactcacacacactctcactcacactcccactcacactcccactctcactcacacacacaaacactctcacacacactcccactctcactcacacacacatacacactcccactctcacacacactcccactctcattcacacacacgcacactctcactcacactcacactcacacacacacacactcccactctctcacacacacactctcactcacacagacacacacacacacacacattctcactcacacacacacatactctcactcacactcactcacacacactctcactctcacactctcactcacacacacacacacacacactctcactcacacacacagtcacacacacacagtcacacactctcactcatacactctctgacgcactcactcacacacacacatgcccacacactctctcacacactcacactctcacatacacacacacacacacacacacacactcacgcactcactcactcacacactcacactctctcgcacacacacacacagtagtTGCTCTTTTCTGAATAGCTGAGGAGGGTTACACCTTGTAAAGTTTTTAatctgttgtttgtaatgattTAAAATTCCTTGGAAGGAGGATATACAAGGAAGAACTAAACCTGGAAACCCCATTAAACACCAGTTTTTGTGTCATATAAGCAAGGGGCTTGAGTAGAGGTGAGTAACAAGAAATTCCTCTCACTTTCTGATGGCTGCTTTTGTATTTGTTTATATTTGTACTGTAACAGTGGGCGTGGATCTTGGCTGCTGGATGGAAAGCTGGCAAGGCTGGAGATAGGATTGCAGTGTTatctaatcagccatgatctcattgacgggtggagcagactcgatgggctgaatggtctgctcctatttcttgtgaTGTCAACAGCCACACATTACCTCGTTCCTTAATGACTTAAACTTTGAAaacagaagcaggagtaggccattccgcCCTTTTGAGCCTACTCCCCATTCTCTGTCATCATGGCTGAATTCCATTCAGGCACTTGACAGGCCAGCGATGCCCGTCCCAGCCAGATCAAGGACCCAAGGAGGTCCCACCGGCCAATCAGAGATCGGCAGCTGTAATGCTCGGCAGCACCACCATGGAGGCATTGGCTGAGTCAAGTACAACACCCAGCAGAGGCCCAGTGTGGTGTCTGGATGACAATCTACAGGCGAAtggtgggggagaatgggggaaaaGTGGGGAGAGAAGTGAAAGGAGGGGAGTATTTCAACATCAAGGGCAAATGGGTGACAGTCAGTGCCCTCCTCTTCTCAATGCTAGGTACCTCAATTGGGCATTGAGCACCCTTAAGGGGTAGCTACTTCCCCCTCCCGCCCAGAACATCCAGGTAACCCCACAGGACTCTGCCTATCATGCTCCCCCATGATGCCCCTGGCTGGGTTAATGCCTGTCCTGCCTTGACACACATTAATGGTCCATATAAAGGTCATAATTAGTATTGGGGTGGAGAAACTGTACTGGGTATCTTACCACAAACCTCATAGGGGGGCATCAGTAAAGGGAGAATGGGTGGTTTCCATCTGTCCCATCCCCTGCCTGACCCCCTCCCCAAACTCACCagcgtggggtggggggtgtccaAGCACCCACAAACAAAGGTGCATATTGGCCAGAGGGGTAAGACTGCTGCTGTACAATCCCACATCTACCCCCTCCACCTTGCCTTAGCCAGCCAGCTCAGCCTTGGTCTGAATGAGGGACAGTACAGGCCcaaggggctgagtggccctATGTATGTAGCTAACATCTTGAGGAGGAGGAGATTTCAATCTCCAACTGACACCGTCCCCAGCCTCTTTGATAGAGGCAGCGGTGTGTTGAAATGGGCCAGTCATCTGATTGTCATTGACAGAGCGGTGCTCTGAGCAGTCACCACTGGAGAGATCAGCGGAGCAGATATCCCTCAacatggggggggggcgggggcgacCTTTTCCCAACAGAACAAGCCACCCTGGCACAGGCTGGAAGGTGATTTTGGGGAAGAttagtagctcaggttgaggttctggttgTAAGAttcctcactgagctggaaggtctgatctcagacgtttcgtcaccatgctcggtaacatcatcagtgagcctccggtgaagggctggtgttctgtcccactttctatgaatgtgtcttggtctcttaaggtgggtaataacatttctggttctttttctcagaggttggtaaatgggatccaaatcgatgtgtttattgatggagttctggtctGAATGCCAGGAattcccgtgtgtgtgtctccgtTTAGCCTGTCCTACGCtggatgtgttgccccagtcgaagtggtgtccttcctcatctgtatgtaaggatactagtgagagtgggtcatgtctttggtggctagtttcctgcctgtctgtctgatgtagtgtttgttgcagaCTTGCAGGGTGTTTTTGTAAGGCTTACTGATGTTACcaagcatggtgacgaaacatctcggaacaaatctaccagctcagcgaggaaACTTACAACCTGGACAGAGTGGAATGGTCCCTTTACCCCGTTCCCAGATCCACTGGGGAGCAAGCAGGGATTCACTTTGCGATTGCTAATGGCTCTGGTTCTCCCTGCAGGTACATCTACTGCGATGAGATTGAGTTGGCGGCAGACACTGTTCTGGCCACCCTGTACGCGGCGAAGAAATACATCGTGCCCCACCTGGCCCGGGCCTGCGTCAACTTCCTGGAGACCAGCCTGAGCGCTAAGAACGCCTGCGTGCTGCTGTCCCAGAGCTGCCTGTTTGAGGAGCCTGAACTGACCCAGAGGTGCTGGGAGGTCATCGACGCCCAGGCGGAGCTGGCCCTGAAGTCCGAGGGCTTCTGCGACATTGACTACCAGACCCTGCAGAGCATCCTGAACCGGGAGACCCTCAACGCCAAGGAGATTGTCCTGTTCGAGGCCGTGCTGAACTGGGCTGAGGTGGAGTGCCAGCGGCGGGAGCTCTCCGCCAACATCGAGAACAAGCGCAAGGTGCTGGGGAAGGCGCTCTACCAGATCCGCATCCCTGCCATGTCCCTGGATGATTTTGCCAACGGCGCCGCCCAGTCCGGCGTGCTGACCCTCCACGAGACCAATGACATCTTCCTCTGGTACACGGCGGCCAAGAAGCCTGACTTGGAGTTTGTCTCTAGGCCCCGAAAGGGCCTGGCCCCTCAGCGCTGCCACCGTTTCCAGTCATGCGCCTACCGCAGTAACCAGTGGCGTTACCGGGGGCGCTGCGACAGCATCCAGTTTGCGGTGGACCGGCGGGTGTTTGTGGCAGGCTTCGGCCTGTACGGTTCGAGCTGTGGGGCGGCCGAGTACAGCGTCACCCTGGAACTGAAGAGGCAGGGTGTCCTGCTGGGCCAGAACTTCACTAAGTTCTACTCGGACGGCTCCAGCCACACCTTCCCGGTGTGGTTCGATCACCCCGTGCAGATTGAGCCTGACACCTTCTACACGGCCAGTGTGGTCCTGGACGGCAACGAGCTCAGCTACTTTGGGCAGGAGGGCCTGACCGAGGTGCAGTGCGGCAAAGTCTCCTTCCAGTTCCAGTGCTCCTCGGACAGTACCAACGGCACTGGGGTGCAAGGGGGGCAGCTGCCGGAGCTGATATTCTACGCCTGAGCCTCTCGGACGGGCTGCCTATCCCACCCCTTGTCCTCTCCATATGGTAGGGCCAACAGGAACGCAAGGAAACAGCCCCTTTTTCAGCCGGTCACCCGCAGGATGTGCAGTTGAATTCTAGTTTCCACCAGCCTTCCCCTCCACTCCCCCTACGCCCCCCCCTCACAAATTACCAATGACAGACAAGGGTTTTATTTTGCCCTCATGTGTTAAAAACCCCAGGGACAGGTCCTTGAATGACCCAAGGGGCTAGGGGTAGATGAAATGCTACTGTGGCTAAATTGAAACAATGAGCTGATATCGTTGACCAACATAATAACAAGATATATCCCAGTACGTATGGATTGCCTCACTGTCGGGGCACCATTATTGGTATCCCTGGGCAAGATTAGCCCAGAACGGGGGTGTGGGGCCAGTTGGGGGCATACTTTCCAATCAACCCATTCAGGGATCTTATTAGACATctgctggagcaggtggaacttgaacccctCCCACCCCTAGCTCAGAGGTAAAGGATACTACCACTGTGCTGCAAGAGCCCCTTGTGGTTGGGCCTGGGGAGGGTTATGCACGTGTTGGGTCTCGGCCATCTTGCTGCCCTCGCCGAGCAAGAGGGTTCAACCCACCATCGGCCAATCAGCTCACTGAGAGCTGAGCCGCCCACCTCCCAGCCTATCCCAGGCCTCGGAGTAATCCCCtccctgccctcccctcccctcccagcagAATCTGACCAATTGGCCACCCTGCACCTTCTGGGTCCTAAAGGCTGCCACTGGAGGCCTACACTTTGCGGATCCAGTTGGGGTGGTGGGGAAGGGCTGGGGTTTTCCCGCGGGTTTGTTGCTGGGGGTGGGGTCGGGGTGGGGATGGGTTCAAAGGGACGAGGGCAGGAGTGGGACTGTCAAAGGGcacacacttaccaccctcttCCATGTCTCTGtctgctcccctccccccccccccacctctggaCTGGGACAAAGTGGGGGCCTCCATCCCAACATACGGGCTGTCTCTCCTTGTTGCCGGGATCTCGGGTGACTGGGGAGGTGGTGAGTTgtagtcaagatgagagtggtgctggagatgcacagtaggtcaggcagaatccgaggagcaggaaaatcaatgtttcaggcaggagcccttcgttcctgctgtgtttttccagcaccactcaaaccttgactctaatttccagcatctgcagtccttactttcacctAGGGGGTGAGTCATAgtctggggagggggtgagtcgTAGTCTGGGGAGGAGGTGTGTTgtctggggagggggtgagttgtctggggagggggtgtgttgtggtctggggagggggagagtcgtagtctggggagggggtgagtcaTAGTCTGGGGAGGAGGTGTGTTgtctggggagggggtgagttgtctggggagggggtgtgttgtGGTCTGGGGAGGGCGTGAGTCGTAGTCTGGGGAGGAGGTGTGTTgtctggggagggggtgagttgcagactggggagggggtgagttgtGGTTTGGGGAGTGGGTGTGTTGTGGTCTGAGGAGGGGGTGAGTTGCAgactggggagggggtgtgttgtggtctggggagggggtgtgttgtggtctggggagggggtgtgttgtGGTCTGGGGGAGGGTGAGTTGCGgtctggggagggggtgtgtcgtgatctggggaggggggtgagttgtggtctggggagggggtgagtcgcggtctggggagggggtgtgttgtGGTCTGGGGAGGGGATGAGTTGTGgtctggggagggggtgagttgtggtctggggagggggtgagttgcATCTGGGGAGGGAGTGTGTTGTGgtctggggagggggtgtgttgtggtctggggagggggtgagtcgcggtctggggagggggtgagttgcatctggggagggggtgagtcgtggtctggggagggggtgagttgcATCTGGGGAGGGAGTGTGTTGTGGTCTGGGGAGGGGTTGTGTTGTGgtctggggagggggtgagtcacggtctggggaggggtgtgttgtggactggggagggggtgtgttgtGGACTGTGGAGAGGGTGAATTGCAGactggggagggtgtgtgttgcggactggggagggggtgagtcgcggtctgggggagggggtgtgttgtggtctggggagggggtgagttgtggtctggggagggggtgagtcgtggtctggggagggggtgagttgcatctggggagggggtgagtcgtggtctggggagggggtgagttgcATCTGGGGAGGGAGTGTGTTGTGGTCTGGGGAGGGAGTGTGTTGTGGTCTGGGGAGGGGTTGTGTTGTGgtctggggagggggtgagttgcGGTCTGGGGGAGGGTGAGTTGCGgtctggggagggggtgagtcgcgatctggggagggggtgagtcgcggtctggggagggggtgatttgtggtctggggagggggtgagtcgcggtctggggagggggtgtgttgtggtctggggagggagtgagtcgcggtctggggagggggtgagttgtggtctggggagggggtgagtcgcggtctggggagggggtgtgttgtggtctggggagggggtgagttgtGGTCCGGGGTAGGGTGAGTTGTGgtctggggagggggtgagtcgcaatctggggagggggtgagttgcatctggggagggggtgagtcgtggtctggggagggggtgagttgcggactggggaggggtgtgttgcggactggggaggggtgtgttgtggactggggagggggtgtgttgtggactggggagggggtgtgttgtGGTCTGTGGAGAGGGTGAATTGCAgactggggagggggtgtgttgcggactggggagggggtgagtcgCGGTCTGGGGAGGGAGTGAGTCGCGGTCTGGGGAGGGAGTGTGTTGCGGTCTGGGGAGGGAGTGTGTTGTGGTCTGGGGAGGGAGTGTGTTGTGgtctggggagggggtgagtcgcggtctggggagggggtgagttgtGGTCTGGGGGAGGGTGTGTTGTGGtctggggaggggtgtgttgtggtctggggagggggtgagtcgcggtctggggagggggtgagttgtGGTCTGGGGGAGGGTGTGTTGTGgtctggggagggggtgtgttgtGGTCTGAG
This is a stretch of genomic DNA from Chiloscyllium punctatum isolate Juve2018m chromosome 11, sChiPun1.3, whole genome shotgun sequence. It encodes these proteins:
- the btbd3b gene encoding BTB/POZ domain-containing protein 3 isoform X1, whose product is MVDAKGRSMKCLTFFLMLPEAVKKSKKAPKASRLPVCYDILALNQRMPGDTSSSNSTSSNKRAPANSCPGSNYQQNLNNNNTIQAGNWQGLYPTIRERNAVMFNNDLMADVHFVVGPQGGSQRLPGHKYVLAVGSSVFHAMFYGELAEDKDEIRIPDVEPCAFLTMLKYIYCDEIELAADTVLATLYAAKKYIVPHLARACVNFLETSLSAKNACVLLSQSCLFEEPELTQRCWEVIDAQAELALKSEGFCDIDYQTLQSILNRETLNAKEIVLFEAVLNWAEVECQRRELSANIENKRKVLGKALYQIRIPAMSLDDFANGAAQSGVLTLHETNDIFLWYTAAKKPDLEFVSRPRKGLAPQRCHRFQSCAYRSNQWRYRGRCDSIQFAVDRRVFVAGFGLYGSSCGAAEYSVTLELKRQGVLLGQNFTKFYSDGSSHTFPVWFDHPVQIEPDTFYTASVVLDGNELSYFGQEGLTEVQCGKVSFQFQCSSDSTNGTGVQGGQLPELIFYA
- the btbd3b gene encoding BTB/POZ domain-containing protein 3 isoform X2 — its product is MPGDTSSSNSTSSNKRAPANSCPGSNYQQNLNNNNTIQAGNWQGLYPTIRERNAVMFNNDLMADVHFVVGPQGGSQRLPGHKYVLAVGSSVFHAMFYGELAEDKDEIRIPDVEPCAFLTMLKYIYCDEIELAADTVLATLYAAKKYIVPHLARACVNFLETSLSAKNACVLLSQSCLFEEPELTQRCWEVIDAQAELALKSEGFCDIDYQTLQSILNRETLNAKEIVLFEAVLNWAEVECQRRELSANIENKRKVLGKALYQIRIPAMSLDDFANGAAQSGVLTLHETNDIFLWYTAAKKPDLEFVSRPRKGLAPQRCHRFQSCAYRSNQWRYRGRCDSIQFAVDRRVFVAGFGLYGSSCGAAEYSVTLELKRQGVLLGQNFTKFYSDGSSHTFPVWFDHPVQIEPDTFYTASVVLDGNELSYFGQEGLTEVQCGKVSFQFQCSSDSTNGTGVQGGQLPELIFYA
- the btbd3b gene encoding BTB/POZ domain-containing protein 3 isoform X3 → MCFFLVWFWRVGRGGRDNKTSPNKPSRHRNRNAVMFNNDLMADVHFVVGPQGGSQRLPGHKYVLAVGSSVFHAMFYGELAEDKDEIRIPDVEPCAFLTMLKYIYCDEIELAADTVLATLYAAKKYIVPHLARACVNFLETSLSAKNACVLLSQSCLFEEPELTQRCWEVIDAQAELALKSEGFCDIDYQTLQSILNRETLNAKEIVLFEAVLNWAEVECQRRELSANIENKRKVLGKALYQIRIPAMSLDDFANGAAQSGVLTLHETNDIFLWYTAAKKPDLEFVSRPRKGLAPQRCHRFQSCAYRSNQWRYRGRCDSIQFAVDRRVFVAGFGLYGSSCGAAEYSVTLELKRQGVLLGQNFTKFYSDGSSHTFPVWFDHPVQIEPDTFYTASVVLDGNELSYFGQEGLTEVQCGKVSFQFQCSSDSTNGTGVQGGQLPELIFYA